The Micromonospora sp. Llam0 genome includes a window with the following:
- a CDS encoding restriction endonuclease, whose protein sequence is MSSMQEAQRAHAQQVHAQHRAQAFAYQQHQQMLWEAENARQAAEQAAAEDERHRKRLYTEARAAKVAAANANLRSRVAELEELLADTLAVDDHIDLDRLKRSSTPPPFDPGDLGVPLAAPQWSDFAPPEPAGLGRMFGGEVRHQQQVAEARQVFEQATAKHEAAEAQRRRRLAAAEEKYRQQCEKLAAKVAAHNAAIDRFSAVFAAADPKAVVEYFGLVLGNSVYPDDFPQRYRLAYLPESRQLVVEYHLPAVEVVPRIREYRYQPADDEVTAVGRPATEIAERYADLITQITLRTVHELYEADRTRLLETVCINGIVERIDPATGRPARPCLVSLRTTRDEFVAINLANVDPAACLRRLGARISAHPVDLAPVAAVVDFDQVDKRFADEIDVLADLDQRPDLLTMPADQFEQLIADLFTKLGLQMRQVRTAADGTVECMAHDPRPLFGGTVVVLARRGGGTVDVSAVRDLFGVVQAENASNGILVTTAGYTSAAFDFAAGKPLELIDGSALLHMLAEAGGVKARIDRRA, encoded by the coding sequence ATGAGCAGCATGCAGGAGGCGCAGCGGGCACACGCCCAGCAGGTGCACGCCCAGCACCGGGCCCAGGCCTTCGCGTACCAGCAGCATCAGCAGATGCTCTGGGAGGCGGAGAACGCCCGGCAGGCCGCCGAGCAGGCCGCCGCCGAGGACGAACGCCACCGCAAGCGTCTCTACACCGAGGCCCGCGCGGCGAAGGTCGCGGCGGCCAACGCGAACCTGCGGTCGCGGGTGGCCGAGCTGGAGGAGCTGCTCGCCGACACCCTGGCCGTCGACGACCACATCGACCTCGATCGGCTCAAGCGCAGCAGCACCCCACCGCCGTTTGACCCGGGTGACCTCGGCGTACCGCTGGCCGCACCGCAGTGGTCCGACTTCGCCCCGCCGGAGCCGGCCGGTCTGGGCCGGATGTTCGGCGGCGAGGTCCGCCACCAGCAGCAGGTCGCCGAGGCGCGACAGGTGTTCGAGCAGGCTACCGCGAAACACGAGGCGGCGGAGGCGCAGCGGCGCCGCCGGCTGGCCGCGGCCGAGGAGAAGTACCGTCAGCAGTGCGAGAAGCTGGCCGCCAAGGTCGCCGCGCACAATGCGGCGATCGACCGGTTCTCCGCCGTCTTCGCCGCCGCCGACCCGAAGGCCGTCGTCGAGTACTTCGGGCTGGTGCTCGGAAACTCCGTCTACCCGGACGACTTTCCGCAGCGTTACCGGCTGGCCTACCTGCCCGAGTCCCGTCAGCTGGTGGTCGAGTACCACCTGCCGGCGGTGGAGGTCGTCCCCCGGATCCGGGAGTACCGTTACCAGCCGGCCGACGACGAGGTGACGGCGGTCGGCCGGCCGGCGACCGAGATCGCCGAGCGGTACGCCGACCTCATCACCCAGATCACCCTGCGTACGGTGCACGAGCTGTACGAGGCGGACCGCACCAGGCTGCTGGAGACCGTCTGTATCAACGGCATCGTCGAACGGATCGACCCGGCCACCGGTCGACCGGCCCGGCCCTGCCTGGTCAGTCTGCGTACCACCCGGGACGAGTTCGTCGCGATCAACCTGGCCAACGTCGACCCGGCCGCCTGCCTGCGCCGGCTCGGCGCACGGATCTCCGCCCATCCGGTGGATCTGGCGCCGGTGGCCGCCGTGGTCGACTTCGACCAGGTCGACAAGCGGTTCGCCGACGAGATCGACGTCCTCGCCGATCTGGACCAGCGACCGGACCTGCTGACCATGCCGGCCGACCAGTTCGAGCAGCTGATCGCCGACCTGTTCACCAAGCTCGGGCTGCAGATGCGCCAGGTGCGCACCGCAGCCGACGGCACGGTGGAGTGCATGGCGCACGATCCCCGCCCGTTGTTCGGCGGCACGGTCGTCGTGCTGGCTCGGCGCGGCGGCGGCACCGTGGACGTGTCGGCGGTCCGTGACCTGTTCGGCGTCGTCCAGGCGGAGAACGCCTCGAACGGCATCCTGGTGACCACCGCCGGCTACACCTCGGCGGCCTTCGACTTCGCTGCCGGCAAGCCGCTGGAGCTGATCGACGGCTCGGCGCTGCTGCACATGCTCGCCGAGGCCGGTGGGGTCAAGGCCCGCATCGACCGCCGGGCCTGA
- a CDS encoding FAD-binding protein: MTAAVTNWARNVTFAARHVHRPTTVDELRQVVGRSTRLRVLGTGHSFNRIADTDGDLVSLAGLPAEVTVDSETSTVTAGGGVRYGELAEHLHAHGYALHNLASLPHISVAGACATATHGSGRGNGNLATAVRAVELVTANGDLVRLDQSHPDFAGAVVGLGGLGVVTSVTLAIEPTFDVAQYVYHGLSRDALTAGWEQLQASGYSVSMFTGWTGTGIDQVWVKRRTDQDHPPVDADGLGLAAADGPRHPVPGMPVENCTSQLGVAGPWHTRLPHFRLDFTPSSGAELQSEYLVAAGDVVDALDAVARIRDRIAPVLQVCEIRTVAADELWLSMNHTRDSVAIHFTWVADATAVTPVTAAVEQALAPYAPRPHWGKLFGIGRDELAGRYSRWNDFADLLVRYDPAGVFHNDFLDRYFPR; this comes from the coding sequence ATGACCGCAGCGGTCACCAACTGGGCGCGTAACGTCACCTTTGCCGCGCGTCACGTCCACCGCCCGACCACCGTCGACGAACTGCGACAGGTCGTGGGCAGATCGACCCGGCTGCGGGTGCTCGGCACCGGGCACTCGTTCAACCGGATCGCCGACACCGACGGAGACCTCGTTTCGCTCGCCGGCCTGCCCGCCGAGGTGACGGTCGACTCTGAGACGTCGACGGTCACCGCTGGTGGCGGCGTCCGCTACGGCGAACTCGCCGAACACCTGCACGCCCACGGGTACGCGCTGCACAACCTGGCCTCGCTGCCGCACATCTCGGTCGCCGGTGCCTGCGCGACCGCCACCCACGGCTCCGGGCGGGGCAACGGCAACCTGGCTACCGCCGTACGTGCGGTGGAGCTGGTGACCGCCAACGGAGACCTGGTCCGGCTTGACCAGTCCCATCCCGATTTCGCCGGCGCGGTGGTCGGTCTCGGCGGGCTGGGCGTGGTCACCAGCGTCACCCTGGCGATCGAGCCGACCTTCGACGTGGCCCAGTACGTCTACCACGGGCTGTCCCGCGACGCGCTCACCGCCGGATGGGAGCAGCTCCAGGCCAGCGGTTACAGCGTCAGCATGTTCACCGGCTGGACCGGGACCGGTATCGACCAGGTGTGGGTGAAACGGCGCACCGACCAGGACCATCCGCCGGTCGACGCCGACGGGTTGGGGCTCGCCGCCGCCGACGGCCCCCGCCATCCGGTGCCCGGGATGCCGGTGGAGAACTGCACCAGCCAGCTGGGGGTGGCCGGTCCGTGGCACACCAGGTTGCCGCACTTCCGGCTCGACTTCACCCCGAGCAGCGGTGCCGAACTACAGTCGGAGTACCTGGTAGCGGCCGGCGACGTGGTCGACGCCCTCGACGCGGTGGCCCGGATCCGCGACCGGATCGCGCCTGTGCTGCAGGTCTGCGAGATCCGTACCGTCGCCGCCGACGAACTGTGGCTGAGCATGAACCACACGCGGGACAGCGTCGCGATCCACTTCACCTGGGTCGCGGATGCGACGGCGGTGACGCCGGTGACCGCCGCGGTCGAGCAGGCGCTGGCGCCGTACGCCCCCCGACCGCACTGGGGCAAGCTGTTCGGCATCGGCCGGGACGAACTCGCCGGCAGGTATTCGCGGTGGAACGACTTCGCCGACCTGCTGGTCCGCTACGACCCGGCCGGGGTGTTCCACAACGACTTCCTGGACCGTTACTTTCCCCGCTGA